One stretch of bacterium DNA includes these proteins:
- a CDS encoding 4Fe-4S binding protein, whose translation MSGILTARFKQDRRTIAFPPPQRIVSDRFRGAPRLSPEPCPVGCRACMEACPVQALSHDPQGILQLDLGRCIFCGACREDCPNGAIEFTEDYRLAVSRSEDLMMRGGEIRLAAALSDEIRRIFERSLKLRQVSAGGCNGCEVDINVLGTTVYDLGRFGIQIVASPRHADALLVTGPVSENMRLALLKTWEATPPPKLAVAVGACAISGGLFRGHAAVHDGAGAFLPLDLYIPGCPPHPLTILDGLLRLLKRL comes from the coding sequence ATGTCCGGCATTCTCACCGCGCGTTTCAAACAGGACCGGCGGACCATCGCCTTCCCGCCGCCGCAGCGCATCGTCTCCGATCGTTTCCGCGGCGCTCCGCGCCTCTCCCCGGAGCCCTGCCCCGTCGGCTGCCGCGCCTGCATGGAGGCCTGTCCGGTGCAGGCCCTTTCCCATGACCCACAGGGCATTCTGCAGCTCGATCTGGGGCGCTGTATCTTTTGCGGAGCATGCCGTGAGGACTGTCCTAACGGCGCGATCGAATTTACGGAGGATTACCGGCTGGCCGTGTCGCGGAGTGAGGATCTGATGATGCGGGGAGGGGAGATCAGGCTGGCAGCTGCCCTTTCGGATGAGATTCGCAGGATTTTCGAGCGTTCGCTCAAGCTGCGCCAAGTCAGCGCCGGCGGCTGCAATGGTTGCGAGGTGGATATCAATGTGCTGGGCACCACGGTCTACGACCTGGGCCGTTTCGGCATCCAGATCGTCGCCTCGCCGCGCCACGCGGATGCCCTTCTGGTCACCGGACCGGTGAGCGAGAACATGCGCCTTGCCCTGCTCAAAACCTGGGAGGCGACCCCGCCGCCTAAACTGGCTGTGGCGGTGGGGGCCTGCGCCATCAGCGGCGGCCTCTTTCGCGGCCACGCCGCCGTGCATGACGGCGCCGGCGCCTTTCTGCCGCTCGACCTATACATTCCCGGCTGCCCGCCTCATCCCCTGACGATCCTGGACGGGTTGCTGCGGCTGTTGAAAAGGTTATAA
- the thrC gene encoding threonine synthase: protein MNVTFEYQCCECGRRYTRDQVTYLCPVCSATYRPGMPLKGVLRAEFDYAAIRRTLNPHRVDYALWNAVEADYFPPCAVGNTPFTRIDRFGALAGFANVWAKNDGLNPSGSLKDRASVLVAAEARRTGAPTLVAASTGNAASSLAAVCAAAGLACIIFVPATAPRAKLVQMLIHGARVLPINGTYDDAFRLSLEYTAKYGGLNRNTAYHPLTIEGKKTAGLEIFRQNGGRAPEVILVPVGDGVILSGVHKAFYDLKASGLIEKIPRLIAVQAESSDALHRFIATGHYRNAEKPQTFADSISVAAPSNAVMARQAVLESEGFSLTVSDEEILSGQKKLAETTGIFAEPAAAAAAAGLLKLKGDTRLDPGSQIVLLVTGHGLKDPGAALGRLQLPPPIEPELGYVEKLLNDTIR from the coding sequence GCGGCCGCCGCTATACCCGTGATCAGGTCACCTATCTCTGCCCGGTTTGTTCCGCGACGTACCGGCCTGGGATGCCGCTCAAAGGGGTGCTGCGCGCCGAGTTCGATTACGCAGCGATCCGCCGCACGCTTAATCCGCATCGGGTCGATTATGCCCTCTGGAACGCCGTCGAGGCTGACTATTTTCCCCCCTGTGCGGTCGGAAACACCCCCTTCACCCGCATCGACCGCTTCGGCGCTCTTGCCGGGTTCGCCAACGTCTGGGCCAAGAACGACGGTCTCAACCCCAGCGGTTCGCTCAAGGACCGCGCCTCCGTTCTGGTCGCGGCCGAGGCCCGGCGCACCGGCGCCCCCACCCTGGTCGCCGCCTCGACCGGCAACGCCGCTTCCTCCCTGGCCGCCGTTTGCGCTGCGGCGGGCCTGGCGTGCATCATCTTCGTCCCGGCCACTGCCCCCAGGGCCAAGCTGGTCCAGATGCTGATCCACGGGGCCAGGGTCCTCCCCATTAACGGCACCTACGACGACGCCTTCCGCCTCTCGCTCGAATACACGGCAAAGTACGGGGGATTGAACCGCAACACCGCCTACCACCCCCTCACCATCGAGGGCAAAAAAACGGCGGGCCTGGAGATTTTCCGGCAGAACGGCGGCCGCGCGCCGGAGGTCATCCTCGTGCCGGTGGGCGACGGGGTCATCCTCAGCGGCGTGCACAAGGCCTTTTACGATCTCAAGGCATCCGGGCTGATCGAGAAAATACCGCGGCTGATTGCGGTGCAGGCGGAATCGTCGGATGCCCTTCATCGTTTCATCGCGACCGGGCACTACCGTAATGCCGAAAAACCGCAGACTTTTGCCGATTCGATCTCGGTCGCGGCCCCGAGCAATGCCGTCATGGCGCGCCAGGCGGTGCTGGAGTCGGAGGGCTTTTCACTGACGGTTTCCGATGAGGAGATTCTGTCGGGGCAAAAAAAGCTGGCGGAAACCACGGGGATATTCGCCGAGCCGGCGGCGGCCGCAGCGGCGGCGGGATTACTCAAGCTGAAGGGGGATACGCGTCTCGATCCCGGGTCGCAGATCGTTTTGCTGGTCACCGGGCACGGCCTGAAGGATCCCGGCGCGGCCCTCGGCCGGCTCCAGCTTCCCCCACCAATCGAGCCGGAACTCGGCTATGTTGAAAAACTGCTGAATGATACTATTCGTTAA